The Clostridioides difficile genome has a segment encoding these proteins:
- a CDS encoding sensor histidine kinase KdpD, with product MDRPNPDILLKKIKNEEKKLNRGQLKIFFGYAAGVGKTYSMLESAQNLKKVGVDVVVGYIEPHTRPETLALLDGLETLPVKEIEYKSIKLKEFDLDAALTRKPEVILVDEFAHSNVTGLRHTKRWQDIEELLLAGINVYTTVNVQHLESLNDIVEIITNVSVKETIPDKFLDTSTQLELIDVEPDVLLERFNEGKIYKKEQAIRAKDNFFIKDNLVALREIALRKTAERVNKEVQMTRLSKGDVTVIPTSDTLLACISPSPSSAKVIRTASRIADSTFAKWIALYVETPNTAKLPFEEQKQLQNNLKLAKKLGGEIIVLHGENVIEQILRIAKIRNVTKIVIGRNHSNTKKLSKKLKKDIVDKLIDEVDYIDIHIIPYKFASEVKYRPKKDKSSIKSKFKISKTDFIKLIIITLVISTLAYIVQSMGFIRENILLIYMLGVVLVSMWTKGYSTGIISSVFNIVLLNYFFTAPLYTLSIADSNYIVTLVVFSIVGIITSTLTSKIQHEAETAAKREENTKMIYQIIKGFLRLSNKDDIVNKGIELLCLSLSRDIVCYLNMEKDKKSKFYKKNTDNKDKNDLDIEDEKAVASWVLSNSTVAGSDTDTLPGSKGYYIPIIGMNSTLGVIGISCVDSKLDTEDISLIETITAQMAIALDREILSEAKENTNLEIERERLRSNLLRAVSHDLRTPLAGISGAVSTIIKNKDTIGQDIIDELLSGVYEDTQWLIRLVENLLSMTKIDEGKLEVKKRSELVEEIISEALQNIKKRIENAIIDINIPEQILFVPMDAKLIEQVLINLIDNALKYSKEDCKINIIVYEKEDYVWFEVSDNGPGISKKLKEHIFDRFFTGEEGAKDSRKGVGLGLSICKSIIQAHKGEILVVNNKNKGSTFKFSLPKENE from the coding sequence ATGGACAGACCAAATCCTGATATTCTATTAAAAAAAATAAAGAATGAAGAAAAAAAATTAAATAGAGGTCAGTTAAAAATATTTTTTGGATATGCAGCAGGTGTAGGTAAAACTTATTCTATGTTGGAGTCTGCACAAAATTTAAAAAAAGTAGGGGTTGATGTAGTAGTTGGATATATTGAACCACATACTAGACCAGAAACATTAGCATTACTTGATGGGTTAGAGACTCTTCCTGTAAAAGAAATCGAATATAAATCTATAAAATTAAAAGAGTTTGATTTAGATGCAGCATTAACAAGAAAACCAGAAGTTATACTAGTTGATGAGTTTGCTCACTCTAATGTTACTGGGCTAAGGCATACTAAGAGATGGCAGGATATAGAGGAATTATTACTAGCAGGTATAAATGTATATACTACTGTAAATGTACAACATTTAGAAAGTTTAAATGATATTGTGGAGATAATTACAAATGTATCGGTCAAAGAAACTATACCAGATAAATTTTTAGATACAAGTACGCAGTTAGAGCTTATAGATGTTGAACCTGATGTACTTCTTGAAAGATTTAATGAAGGCAAGATATATAAAAAGGAACAGGCAATTAGAGCAAAAGATAATTTTTTTATAAAAGATAATCTAGTTGCACTTAGAGAAATTGCACTTAGAAAAACAGCTGAAAGAGTAAATAAAGAAGTTCAAATGACCAGATTATCAAAGGGTGATGTAACAGTAATACCTACATCAGATACACTTCTTGCATGTATAAGCCCATCTCCATCTTCAGCAAAGGTTATTAGAACCGCGTCTAGGATAGCAGATAGTACATTTGCTAAGTGGATAGCTTTATATGTTGAAACTCCAAATACAGCAAAACTACCTTTTGAGGAGCAAAAACAATTACAAAATAATTTAAAACTAGCCAAGAAGCTAGGTGGTGAGATAATTGTTTTACATGGTGAAAATGTAATAGAACAGATACTTAGAATTGCCAAGATAAGAAATGTGACAAAAATTGTAATAGGTAGAAATCATTCAAATACTAAAAAATTGAGTAAAAAACTGAAAAAAGATATAGTTGACAAATTAATAGATGAAGTTGATTATATAGATATACATATAATTCCTTATAAATTTGCTTCAGAAGTTAAATATAGACCTAAAAAGGATAAATCATCAATAAAATCAAAATTTAAAATTAGTAAAACTGATTTTATAAAACTTATAATTATTACTTTAGTGATAAGTACTTTGGCATATATAGTACAAAGTATGGGATTTATAAGAGAAAATATATTATTAATATATATGTTAGGTGTAGTTTTAGTTTCTATGTGGACCAAAGGATATAGTACAGGGATAATAAGTTCTGTATTTAATATAGTACTGTTAAATTATTTTTTTACAGCACCTTTATATACACTGTCAATAGCTGATTCAAACTATATAGTAACATTAGTTGTTTTCTCAATAGTAGGTATAATAACTAGTACTCTTACATCTAAGATACAACATGAGGCAGAGACAGCTGCGAAAAGAGAAGAAAATACAAAAATGATATATCAAATAATTAAGGGATTTTTAAGATTGTCAAATAAAGATGATATAGTGAATAAGGGTATAGAACTTTTATGTCTTAGTCTAAGTAGAGATATAGTTTGCTATTTGAATATGGAGAAGGATAAGAAATCAAAGTTCTATAAAAAAAATACTGATAATAAGGATAAAAATGATTTAGATATAGAAGATGAAAAGGCTGTTGCAAGTTGGGTTTTGTCTAATTCAACAGTAGCAGGTAGTGATACAGATACACTTCCTGGTTCAAAAGGATATTATATACCAATTATAGGTATGAATTCAACTTTGGGAGTTATTGGTATATCATGTGTTGATTCAAAATTAGATACAGAAGATATAAGTTTAATTGAAACAATAACTGCTCAAATGGCAATAGCTCTTGATAGAGAAATTCTATCAGAAGCAAAAGAAAATACTAATCTTGAGATAGAAAGAGAGAGGCTTAGAAGTAATCTTTTAAGAGCAGTTTCACATGACCTCAGAACACCATTAGCAGGAATATCTGGAGCAGTTAGTACAATTATAAAAAATAAGGATACTATAGGTCAGGATATAATAGACGAATTACTTAGTGGTGTATATGAAGATACTCAGTGGTTAATAAGACTTGTTGAAAATTTACTTAGCATGACTAAGATAGATGAAGGAAAGTTAGAAGTCAAAAAACGTTCTGAACTTGTTGAGGAAATTATATCAGAGGCATTACAAAATATTAAAAAAAGAATTGAAAATGCAATTATAGATATTAATATACCAGAGCAAATCTTATTTGTTCCTATGGACGCCAAATTAATAGAACAGGTTTTAATTAATCTAATAGATAATGCCTTAAAATATTCGAAAGAAGATTGTAAGATAAATATAATTGTATATGAAAAAGAAGATTATGTTTGGTTTGAAGTGTCTGACAATGGTCCTGGAATATCAAAAAAATTAAAGGAGCATATATTTGATAGATTCTTTACTGGAGAAGAAGGTGCTAAGGATTCTAGAAAAGGTGTTGGACTTGGATTATCAATTTGTAAATCCATAATTCAAGCTCATAAAGGTGAAATTTTAGTAGTAAATAATAAAAATAAAGGTTCAACTTTTAAATTTAGTTTGCCTAAGGAAAATGAATAG
- the ftsH gene encoding ATP-dependent zinc metalloprotease FtsH, translated as MDEHKPQKRSILYYYTIIIIVVMFLNALIFPSLMDKKMVEIDYGKFLTMLDTGKVKSVEIESNKIAISPSSSKDKNIYITGRMDDPELVDRLKDAKVEFTKIIPKENSPLLSILLTWIVPIGILMLFGNLMMKSMQKRMGGNSMQFGKSNAKMYVSAQSGKRFNDVAGQDEAKEALSEIVDFLHNPEKYKKIGAQMPKGALLVGPPGTGKTLLAKAVAGEADVPFFSISGSEFVEMFVGMGASRIRDLFKQAKEKAPCIVFIDEIDTIGKKRDNGSGLGGNDEREQTLNQLLSEMDGFDGGIGVVILAATNRPDSLDKALLRPGRFDRRIPVELPDLGGREAILKVHAKNVNVDSNIDYNAIARSTSGASGAELANIVNEAALLAVKSGRDVVEQQDFEESVETVIAGYQRKGAVISDKEKKIIAYHEIGHALVAAMQKHSAPVHKITIIPRTSGALGYTMQVAEDESVLMSKEEAIDKITTFTGGRAAEEVIFNTCTSGASNDIEQATKIARAMVTRLGMSEEFDMVALETVSNQYLGGDSSLACSSDTAAKIDEEVFRIVKTCHKNAIEILENNIDKLHELAEYLLEKETITGDEFMEILNLK; from the coding sequence ATGGATGAACACAAACCACAAAAGAGGTCAATACTCTATTATTATACAATAATAATAATAGTAGTAATGTTTTTAAATGCTTTAATATTCCCAAGTCTAATGGATAAAAAAATGGTTGAGATTGATTATGGAAAATTTCTTACAATGTTAGATACAGGAAAGGTTAAATCTGTTGAGATAGAGAGTAATAAAATTGCAATAAGCCCATCTAGTAGTAAGGACAAAAATATATACATAACTGGTAGAATGGATGACCCAGAACTAGTTGATAGATTAAAAGATGCAAAAGTAGAATTTACTAAGATTATTCCTAAGGAAAATTCACCTCTTTTAAGTATTTTACTTACATGGATAGTACCTATAGGTATTCTTATGCTATTTGGTAACTTAATGATGAAATCAATGCAAAAACGAATGGGTGGTAATAGTATGCAATTTGGAAAGAGCAATGCCAAAATGTATGTATCTGCCCAAAGTGGAAAAAGATTTAATGATGTAGCTGGTCAAGATGAGGCAAAAGAAGCTCTAAGTGAGATAGTAGATTTCTTACACAATCCAGAAAAATATAAAAAAATAGGAGCACAAATGCCAAAAGGTGCACTTTTAGTAGGACCTCCAGGAACAGGAAAAACATTACTTGCAAAAGCTGTGGCAGGCGAAGCAGATGTACCATTTTTCTCAATATCTGGTTCTGAATTTGTTGAGATGTTTGTAGGTATGGGAGCATCTAGAATACGTGATTTATTTAAACAAGCTAAAGAAAAAGCTCCATGTATAGTGTTTATAGATGAAATTGATACTATAGGTAAAAAGCGCGATAATGGAAGTGGATTAGGCGGAAATGATGAGCGTGAACAAACTTTAAATCAGTTATTAAGTGAGATGGATGGATTTGATGGTGGAATAGGTGTAGTAATATTGGCTGCAACAAATAGACCTGATAGTCTTGATAAAGCATTACTTCGTCCAGGAAGATTTGATAGACGTATACCAGTTGAACTTCCAGACCTTGGAGGACGTGAAGCTATATTAAAGGTGCATGCTAAAAATGTAAATGTGGATTCAAATATAGATTATAATGCAATCGCTAGGTCTACATCAGGTGCATCTGGAGCAGAACTTGCAAATATTGTAAATGAAGCAGCACTTTTAGCAGTTAAATCTGGTAGAGATGTAGTAGAGCAACAAGATTTTGAGGAATCTGTTGAAACTGTAATTGCAGGGTATCAACGTAAAGGAGCTGTAATTTCGGATAAGGAAAAGAAAATTATAGCTTACCATGAAATAGGTCATGCACTCGTCGCTGCAATGCAGAAACATTCTGCACCTGTCCATAAAATTACAATAATACCTAGAACTTCAGGTGCACTGGGTTATACTATGCAAGTTGCAGAAGACGAAAGTGTACTTATGTCAAAAGAAGAAGCAATTGATAAAATAACTACTTTCACAGGAGGTCGTGCTGCTGAAGAAGTTATTTTTAATACTTGTACATCAGGTGCATCAAATGATATAGAACAAGCTACTAAGATTGCAAGAGCTATGGTTACTCGTCTTGGTATGAGTGAGGAATTTGATATGGTTGCTCTTGAAACAGTAAGTAATCAGTACCTAGGAGGAGACTCTTCTCTTGCTTGTTCTTCAGACACTGCAGCTAAAATTGATGAAGAAGTATTTAGAATAGTAAAGACTTGTCATAAAAATGCAATTGAGATTTTAGAGAATAATATTGATAAGCTACATGAACTTGCTGAATATTTATTGGAAAAAGAGACAATTACAGGTGATGAGTTCATGGAAATATTGAATTTAAAGTAA
- a CDS encoding MarR family transcriptional regulator, which translates to MDEISFKKALLELTRDINIKFTTSLSQFYQPLGITAVQALILSELCEHGEKKISDLGKNLNMTNSNVSVICQRLEKNGFLNRIRDKEDQRIVKVKVTEKSLDIQENISSSIFDDYFENMTSEKLQDMEDIIEGLKKLNKLLTHIDCK; encoded by the coding sequence ATGGATGAAATAAGTTTTAAAAAAGCACTGCTAGAATTAACGAGAGATATAAATATTAAATTTACAACTTCATTGAGTCAGTTCTATCAACCACTTGGAATTACAGCAGTACAAGCTTTGATTTTATCAGAACTATGTGAACATGGAGAGAAAAAAATAAGTGATTTAGGTAAAAATTTGAATATGACAAATAGTAATGTGTCAGTAATATGCCAAAGACTCGAAAAAAATGGATTTTTAAATCGTATAAGAGATAAAGAAGACCAACGAATTGTAAAAGTTAAAGTTACAGAAAAATCACTGGATATACAAGAAAACATTTCAAGTAGTATCTTTGATGACTATTTTGAAAATATGACTAGTGAAAAATTGCAAGATATGGAAGATATAATAGAAGGCTTAAAAAAATTAAATAAGCTTTTAACTCATATTGATTGCAAATAA
- a CDS encoding TetR/AcrR family transcriptional regulator produces MRIIKDPEERKSEILDTAEMLFCTKGYTKTTINDILNEIGIAKGTFYYYFKSKEEVMDAIINRIIDNDINMLKEIASNPDIPVIEKFFQILISQRPKVGGSKEKVINQFHQPNNAEMHQKTIVKTILNFTPILTEVVEQGIREGVFNTKYPKETIEFLLVSSECIFDKGMFDWNNDEILQRAKAFVCIMETTLGANKGSFDFVYNMLTED; encoded by the coding sequence ATGAGAATTATAAAAGACCCTGAAGAACGTAAAAGTGAAATCCTCGATACAGCTGAGATGCTTTTTTGTACTAAAGGATACACAAAAACTACTATAAATGATATTTTAAATGAGATTGGAATTGCAAAAGGAACATTTTATTACTACTTTAAATCTAAAGAAGAGGTAATGGATGCAATTATAAATAGAATTATAGATAATGATATAAATATGTTAAAAGAAATTGCTTCAAATCCAGATATCCCAGTTATTGAAAAATTCTTTCAAATATTAATATCTCAAAGACCTAAAGTTGGAGGAAGTAAAGAAAAAGTGATTAACCAATTTCACCAACCAAACAATGCTGAGATGCATCAAAAGACAATAGTAAAAACTATTTTAAATTTTACACCTATTTTAACAGAGGTAGTAGAACAAGGTATAAGAGAAGGGGTATTTAATACAAAATATCCAAAAGAGACAATTGAGTTTTTGCTTGTTTCTTCTGAATGTATATTTGATAAAGGTATGTTTGATTGGAATAATGACGAAATACTACAAAGAGCAAAGGCATTTGTTTGCATTATGGAAACGACTTTGGGTGCAAATAAAGGAAGTTTTGATTTTGTATATAATATGTTAACAGAAGATTAA
- the metA gene encoding homoserine O-succinyltransferase — protein sequence MALILPKGLPVINKLLDEGIDVIYKEDFNKNLEYKEDIDTKIAILNLMPIKIDTELDLLRRIDKTGFNVSIEFIKISTRESKRSCNEYVKNFYKTFDEAKKESFDGFIITGAPVEQMEFEEVDYWDELKDIMDYSKRKTKSTLYICWAAQAGLYKYYNVKKLPLSQKCFGVFKHEVDKNSKIVDGFEKEFFAPHSRHTTVNIETLKNNSELSIVSHSKEAGPYIITNSRDVFVMGHSEYDKYTLDREYKRDVDRGDKISIPQNYYINDDPSKEPTVKWKKHSELLFRNWIKNYLII from the coding sequence ATGGCTTTAATACTACCAAAGGGACTACCTGTTATTAATAAATTATTAGATGAAGGAATAGATGTAATTTATAAAGAAGACTTTAATAAAAATTTAGAATACAAAGAAGATATAGATACTAAAATAGCTATATTAAATCTAATGCCAATAAAAATAGATACAGAGTTAGATTTACTTAGAAGAATAGACAAAACAGGTTTTAATGTATCTATAGAATTTATTAAAATCTCAACAAGAGAGAGTAAAAGAAGTTGTAATGAATATGTTAAGAATTTTTATAAAACATTTGATGAGGCAAAAAAAGAATCTTTTGATGGTTTTATAATAACAGGCGCTCCAGTTGAACAAATGGAGTTTGAAGAGGTTGATTATTGGGATGAACTAAAAGATATTATGGATTATTCTAAAAGAAAGACTAAATCTACATTATATATATGTTGGGCAGCTCAAGCAGGTCTTTACAAATACTACAATGTAAAAAAACTTCCATTAAGTCAAAAATGTTTTGGAGTATTTAAGCATGAAGTAGATAAAAATAGTAAGATAGTAGATGGATTTGAAAAAGAGTTTTTTGCTCCACATTCAAGACACACTACTGTAAATATTGAAACTTTGAAAAATAATAGTGAATTGAGCATTGTAAGTCATTCTAAAGAAGCTGGTCCTTATATAATTACAAATTCAAGAGATGTATTTGTAATGGGTCACAGTGAGTATGATAAATATACTCTAGATAGAGAATATAAAAGAGATGTAGATAGAGGTGACAAAATCTCAATACCTCAAAATTACTATATAAATGATGACCCTTCAAAAGAACCAACTGTTAAATGGAAAAAGCATTCAGAACTTTTGTTTAGAAATTGGATAAAAAACTATCTAATAATATAA
- a CDS encoding O-acetylhomoserine aminocarboxypropyltransferase/cysteine synthase encodes MYNKETICVQGNYKPGNGEPRVLPLYQSTTFKYSSIDQLADLFDLKADGHMYSRISNPTVQAFEEKISLLEGGVSSVAVSSGQSANMLAVLNICKSGDSILCSSKVYGGTFNLLGPSLKKFGIDLISFDLDASEDKIVELANENTKVVFAETLANPTLEVIDFEKIANVAKRINVPFIVDNSLASPVLCNPLKYGANIVTHSTTKYLDGHASSVGGIIVDGGNFNWDNGKFPELVEPDPTYHGISYTEKFGNAAYATKTRVQLLRDYGNCLSPFNAYLTNLNIETLHLRMERHSENALKIAKFLEKHKNVDWINYPGLENNKYYENAKKYLSKGCSGVLSFGVKGGLENAKKFVEKLQIAALVTHVSDVRTCVIHPASTTHRQLTEEQLIASGVLPSLIRLSVGIENVEDLIADLDQALNF; translated from the coding sequence ATGTATAACAAAGAAACAATATGTGTGCAAGGAAATTATAAACCAGGAAATGGAGAACCAAGAGTTTTGCCTTTATATCAAAGTACAACTTTTAAATATAGTAGTATAGACCAACTTGCTGACTTATTTGATTTAAAAGCTGATGGTCATATGTATTCCAGAATAAGTAATCCTACTGTTCAAGCTTTTGAAGAAAAGATAAGTTTGTTAGAGGGAGGAGTATCATCTGTTGCTGTATCATCAGGTCAATCTGCAAATATGTTGGCAGTTTTAAATATATGTAAATCTGGGGATAGTATACTTTGTTCTTCAAAAGTATATGGAGGAACATTTAATTTATTAGGACCTAGTCTTAAAAAATTTGGAATAGATTTAATATCATTTGATTTAGATGCAAGTGAGGATAAAATAGTGGAACTTGCAAATGAAAATACTAAAGTTGTATTTGCAGAAACACTTGCAAATCCAACTCTTGAAGTTATAGATTTTGAAAAAATAGCAAATGTAGCTAAAAGAATTAATGTTCCATTTATAGTTGATAACTCATTGGCATCACCAGTACTTTGTAATCCACTAAAATATGGAGCAAACATAGTCACTCATTCTACTACAAAATACTTAGATGGCCATGCTTCAAGTGTTGGTGGGATTATAGTAGATGGTGGAAATTTTAACTGGGATAATGGAAAATTTCCAGAATTAGTTGAGCCAGACCCAACATATCATGGAATAAGTTATACTGAAAAGTTTGGCAATGCTGCATATGCTACTAAGACAAGAGTTCAATTACTTAGAGACTATGGAAATTGTTTGAGTCCATTTAATGCATATCTTACTAATCTAAATATTGAAACACTACATCTTAGAATGGAGAGACATAGTGAAAACGCACTTAAGATAGCTAAGTTTTTAGAAAAACATAAAAATGTAGATTGGATTAACTATCCAGGACTTGAAAATAATAAGTATTATGAAAATGCCAAGAAATATCTATCAAAAGGATGTAGTGGGGTTTTATCATTTGGAGTAAAAGGGGGACTTGAAAATGCTAAAAAATTTGTGGAAAAACTACAAATAGCAGCATTAGTAACTCATGTGTCAGATGTAAGAACTTGTGTCATACATCCAGCTTCAACTACTCATAGACAATTAACAGAAGAACAATTAATTGCATCTGGAGTATTACCTTCACTAATAAGATTATCTGTTGGAATAGAAAATGTAGAGGATTTAATAGCTGATTTAGATCAAGCTTTAAATTTCTAA